One region of Sulfuriroseicoccus oceanibius genomic DNA includes:
- a CDS encoding 16S rRNA (uracil(1498)-N(3))-methyltransferase: MATPRFFIPPAQWNPEAPVMPPDEARHCALVLRLAAGSSVVLFNGEGEEQSATITEVTKRDVVLEPGPVTRTVPLACRVALGQALPKGKNMELIVQKGTELGVSAVYPIISDRAVVRVDARDLDKKRDKWQRVAIEACKQSGQNILPKVATPASMEETLAAAAKEFDLIIIASLQPGAQPLKPLLADYLEMHSGAMPKSVLVLIGPEGDFTPAEVNNAIAAGARPMTLGPIILRTETAALYSLSVLGHELF; this comes from the coding sequence ATGGCCACACCGCGATTCTTTATTCCGCCCGCACAATGGAACCCTGAAGCGCCGGTGATGCCGCCGGACGAAGCCCGCCACTGCGCGCTGGTGCTTCGTTTGGCAGCCGGCTCATCGGTGGTTTTGTTTAACGGGGAAGGCGAAGAGCAATCCGCAACGATCACCGAGGTAACCAAGCGTGACGTGGTGCTCGAGCCGGGGCCGGTGACCCGTACCGTGCCTCTGGCGTGCCGCGTCGCGCTCGGCCAGGCATTGCCGAAAGGGAAGAACATGGAGCTCATCGTGCAAAAGGGCACGGAGCTCGGTGTGTCCGCGGTGTATCCGATCATTTCTGACCGCGCCGTGGTGCGTGTCGATGCGCGCGATCTCGACAAGAAGCGCGACAAGTGGCAGCGCGTCGCGATCGAGGCGTGCAAGCAGAGTGGGCAGAACATCCTGCCAAAAGTCGCCACTCCGGCCTCGATGGAGGAAACGCTGGCCGCAGCTGCGAAAGAGTTTGATTTGATCATCATTGCGTCGCTCCAGCCGGGGGCTCAGCCATTGAAGCCATTGCTGGCCGACTACCTCGAAATGCACTCCGGCGCGATGCCGAAGAGTGTGCTCGTGTTGATCGGGCCGGAGGGTGACTTCACCCCGGCTGAGGTGAACAACGCGATCGCTGCCGGTGCCCGACCAATGACGCTCGGGCCGATCATCCTCCGAACTGAAACCGCAGCGCTCTACTCGCTCAGTGTCCTCGGGCATGAGTTGTTTTGA
- the dnaJ gene encoding molecular chaperone DnaJ, giving the protein MTQDRDYYDVLGVSKEATKAEIKKAYRKMAVKYHPDKNPDDPEAEERFKELGHAYEVLSDENKRAAYDRYGHAAFESGGMGGAARGGGGFHDPFDIFSQVFGGGGGGGIFEEMFGGGGGGGRRDPSGRSAGSDLRYDLEITLEEAATGCEKELEIEKYVGCDSCGSKGSSDSSGMSTCSTCNGHGRVVASRGFFQVQQTCPTCHGAGGVIKNPCSKCDGDGRVQKTSRMKINIPEGVDTGVRIRSGGKGDAGMRGGPAGDLYVVIHVKDNDVFEREGDNLYCNVPVSFPKAALGGEIKVPTLQGVASIKVPAGTQSGTTFRLRSKGMPVLSSGGRRGDLLVNVDVEVPTKLNSKQKELLEQLGETMGEENSPMHESFFEKAKRFFTAD; this is encoded by the coding sequence ATGACTCAAGATCGCGATTACTACGACGTGCTTGGGGTTTCCAAGGAAGCTACCAAGGCTGAAATCAAAAAAGCTTACCGCAAGATGGCGGTGAAGTATCATCCGGACAAGAACCCGGACGATCCCGAAGCGGAGGAGCGGTTCAAGGAACTGGGCCACGCCTATGAGGTGCTCAGTGACGAGAACAAGCGTGCCGCGTACGATCGTTATGGTCACGCCGCGTTTGAATCCGGTGGAATGGGTGGAGCTGCCCGCGGTGGCGGTGGGTTCCATGATCCATTCGATATCTTTAGCCAGGTCTTCGGAGGTGGCGGAGGTGGCGGGATCTTCGAAGAGATGTTTGGCGGTGGAGGCGGCGGTGGCCGTCGTGACCCATCCGGACGCTCGGCTGGGTCCGATCTTCGCTATGATTTGGAGATCACGCTCGAAGAAGCGGCGACCGGCTGCGAGAAAGAGCTCGAGATTGAAAAGTACGTTGGCTGTGACAGCTGCGGCTCGAAAGGGAGCTCCGACAGCAGCGGGATGTCCACCTGTTCGACCTGTAATGGTCACGGACGCGTGGTGGCCAGCCGTGGATTCTTCCAGGTTCAGCAAACCTGCCCGACCTGTCATGGCGCGGGTGGCGTGATCAAGAACCCATGCTCGAAGTGCGACGGCGATGGCCGCGTGCAGAAGACCTCGCGTATGAAGATCAACATTCCGGAAGGTGTCGACACTGGCGTGCGCATCCGCTCCGGCGGCAAGGGCGACGCGGGAATGCGCGGCGGCCCTGCCGGCGACCTCTATGTGGTGATCCACGTGAAGGACAACGATGTGTTCGAGCGAGAGGGAGACAACTTGTACTGCAACGTGCCGGTGAGCTTCCCGAAAGCGGCGCTCGGTGGCGAAATCAAAGTGCCGACCCTGCAGGGCGTGGCGAGTATCAAAGTGCCAGCCGGAACCCAGAGCGGAACGACCTTCCGTCTGCGCTCCAAGGGGATGCCGGTGCTCAGCAGCGGCGGACGTCGCGGCGACCTTTTGGTGAATGTGGACGTCGAAGTCCCAACCAAGCTCAATTCCAAGCAGAAGGAGTTGCTCGAGCAGCTCGGTGAAACCATGGGTGAGGAGAACTCGCCAATGCACGAGAGCTTCTTCGAGAAAGCCAAGCGCTTCTTCACTGCTGACTAA
- a CDS encoding nucleotide exchange factor GrpE yields the protein MSIDDKVEDNVADDVANEEVEVTDAAAETQAADVTEGADEDVADEPAPEPTPEEEVARWRDIATRSVAELENFRKRMAREKQEAIQYANTSLLETLLPVLDNFEFGLQAAKAESENSQVFLGMSMVKKQMDDFLTNQGVEVIQAEGQEFDPNWQDAVGQEASDEVPEGHVIKVVRRGFKMGSRVLRAASVVVSTGAAKEEEADA from the coding sequence ATGAGTATCGACGACAAAGTAGAAGACAATGTGGCGGATGACGTCGCAAACGAGGAAGTAGAAGTGACAGATGCTGCGGCGGAAACCCAAGCGGCCGATGTGACCGAGGGTGCGGATGAGGACGTGGCCGATGAGCCAGCCCCCGAGCCGACACCTGAGGAAGAGGTCGCCCGCTGGCGCGACATCGCCACCCGCAGCGTGGCGGAGTTGGAGAACTTCCGCAAGCGCATGGCGCGTGAGAAGCAAGAGGCCATCCAGTACGCGAACACATCGCTGTTGGAGACATTGCTTCCGGTGCTGGATAACTTTGAGTTTGGATTGCAGGCTGCCAAAGCCGAGTCCGAGAACTCGCAGGTGTTTCTAGGCATGAGCATGGTCAAGAAGCAGATGGATGACTTCCTCACCAACCAAGGGGTTGAGGTGATCCAGGCGGAAGGGCAGGAGTTCGACCCGAACTGGCAGGATGCCGTGGGTCAGGAGGCCTCGGACGAGGTGCCTGAAGGCCATGTGATCAAAGTGGTGCGCCGCGGATTCAAGATGGGATCGCGCGTGCTGCGTGCTGCCAGCGTGGTGGTTTCCACCGGCGCCGCCAAAGAGGAGGAAGCGGACGCCTAA
- a CDS encoding STAS domain-containing protein — protein sequence MKNVSPILVAELPPYLWVRVAGKGTFQNAADLKQFASQTIESGRTQFVIDLGECPMMDSTFMGTLTGIALKLREKGDAAKMTVVNANERNAQLLENLGLTMIFDVERGCGKFSAEMGQVDELLAATERQESTSSDVLEAHETLSGISDENRAKFKDVVEFLRAENGGDA from the coding sequence ATGAAAAACGTATCACCAATCCTTGTTGCTGAGTTGCCGCCGTACCTTTGGGTGCGGGTGGCTGGAAAGGGAACCTTCCAGAACGCGGCGGATCTAAAGCAGTTTGCGAGCCAGACGATAGAATCGGGGCGCACGCAATTTGTGATCGACCTTGGGGAGTGTCCGATGATGGATTCCACCTTCATGGGCACGCTGACTGGGATCGCGCTGAAGCTGCGTGAAAAGGGAGACGCCGCGAAGATGACGGTGGTCAATGCCAACGAGCGCAATGCCCAGTTGCTTGAGAACCTCGGGCTGACCATGATTTTCGATGTCGAGCGTGGTTGTGGCAAGTTCAGTGCCGAGATGGGACAGGTCGATGAATTGCTGGCAGCCACCGAGCGCCAGGAGTCGACGTCGTCCGACGTGCTCGAAGCGCATGAGACGCTGAGTGGAATCAGCGATGAGAACCGCGCCAAGTTTAAAGACGTGGTTGAGTTTTTGCGCGCTGAGAACGGCGGCGATGCTTGA
- a CDS encoding PEP-CTERM sorting domain-containing protein: MKTLGWFGAFLILGCLHARAASIIRSVDEPALRVVIGQPLAGAVATVDRTQSNRYQRVGQTIESTSIAQDYQNVSTLYLLVESGTDVPVSGTHFLDLWIGEWDKDLNTAGATVRREQYDVSGFTFEDNSYYGFTFSSPFTLNQDTDYAFQLWWTTDDPTHSFQVARANGQGSGIDGGFISDTSNVGGLPFDATPARNQDLVFYVQAAVPEPSSAVLMGLAGGVLLLRRRR, translated from the coding sequence ATGAAGACGCTTGGGTGGTTTGGAGCTTTTTTGATTCTCGGGTGTTTGCACGCGCGTGCCGCATCGATCATCAGATCGGTTGATGAGCCTGCACTGCGGGTAGTGATCGGGCAACCATTGGCCGGAGCGGTGGCCACGGTGGATCGGACCCAGAGTAACCGATATCAAAGGGTTGGGCAGACAATTGAGAGTACGTCGATCGCCCAGGATTATCAAAATGTCAGTACGCTGTATTTGTTGGTTGAGAGTGGAACAGATGTTCCGGTGTCGGGAACCCATTTCCTCGATTTGTGGATCGGCGAGTGGGACAAGGATTTGAACACGGCTGGAGCAACTGTGAGGAGGGAGCAGTACGATGTCTCCGGGTTTACCTTCGAGGACAATTCGTACTATGGCTTTACGTTTTCCTCGCCGTTCACGCTCAATCAGGACACTGACTACGCGTTCCAGTTGTGGTGGACGACAGATGACCCGACTCATTCATTTCAAGTGGCGCGGGCGAATGGTCAGGGGAGTGGGATTGATGGTGGCTTTATCTCGGACACATCAAACGTGGGAGGGTTGCCATTCGATGCGACACCTGCCCGTAACCAGGATTTGGTTTTTTATGTGCAAGCCGCGGTGCCCGAGCCGTCGAGTGCGGTGTTGATGGGCTTGGCCGGTGGGGTGTTGCTGCTGCGTCGCCGCCGTTAG
- a CDS encoding PEP-CTERM sorting domain-containing protein, with product MKMSVLLALALVVAVSGVQAGTIFGSATAPDEQIVLGQALSGAVGSVDRTTTNRYRKMGQTIESTALDGDEVNISALYVQVQTGNVIPVSGTHVVELWVGEWDIVNNTAGATLVQEQYDVSGLTFEDGFFYGLNFTNPFSLDQNKDYAFQLWWTTDDPSHVVQLARANGQGAGIDGGFIYDTSTATDFPFDAVPAPNQDLVFYVQSVPEPSSAVLMGMGALALVMNRRR from the coding sequence ATGAAAATGTCCGTATTATTGGCACTCGCTCTAGTTGTTGCGGTTAGCGGTGTGCAGGCGGGAACTATTTTTGGATCGGCCACTGCTCCTGATGAGCAAATTGTGTTAGGTCAGGCCTTGAGCGGTGCGGTGGGATCTGTCGACCGGACAACGACCAATCGTTACCGGAAAATGGGGCAGACGATCGAGAGCACGGCTCTTGATGGGGACGAGGTCAATATTTCAGCGCTCTATGTGCAGGTGCAGACCGGTAATGTGATCCCAGTGAGCGGCACCCATGTGGTTGAGTTGTGGGTGGGGGAATGGGATATCGTGAACAACACGGCCGGTGCGACCTTGGTGCAAGAGCAGTACGACGTCTCCGGACTGACGTTTGAGGATGGCTTTTTCTATGGCTTGAACTTCACCAATCCGTTCTCCCTCGATCAAAACAAAGACTATGCGTTCCAGTTGTGGTGGACCACGGATGATCCATCGCACGTGGTTCAGTTGGCGCGGGCCAATGGCCAGGGAGCGGGGATTGATGGTGGGTTTATCTACGACACATCGACAGCCACCGATTTTCCCTTTGATGCGGTGCCTGCGCCGAACCAGGATTTGGTTTTTTACGTGCAGTCGGTGCCCGAGCCGTCGAGTGCGGTGTTGATGGGGATGGGGGCATTGGCTTTGGTTATGAACCGCCGCCGTTAG
- a CDS encoding RluA family pseudouridine synthase yields MADKKPKRPHPKDRPPQGLEVVYEDRDVIVVNKSAGLLSMTTGRDAGVTAYASLAEWVKRGNPKSRERVYLVHRLDRDVSGVMVFARSEEVKAALQKQWDDADKSYLAFVDAQVDEWSGVIESYLAENSARRVYVTPNPAEGTLARTKWHVVKKVNSGTMLEVKMLTGFRNQIRVQLADAGMPVFGDGKYGVAPKSSKRMALHAWKLAFDHPHTGKRVHFKVDPPSSFHSMSGGIMA; encoded by the coding sequence ATGGCTGACAAGAAACCGAAGCGCCCGCATCCGAAAGACCGACCACCACAGGGATTGGAAGTGGTGTACGAGGATCGTGATGTGATCGTGGTGAACAAATCCGCGGGATTGCTCAGCATGACGACCGGACGCGATGCCGGGGTGACGGCTTATGCGTCGCTGGCGGAATGGGTGAAGCGGGGTAACCCGAAATCGCGCGAGCGGGTGTACTTGGTGCACCGCTTGGACCGCGATGTGTCTGGTGTGATGGTTTTCGCACGGAGCGAGGAGGTGAAAGCCGCGTTGCAGAAGCAATGGGATGATGCGGACAAGTCGTATCTCGCGTTTGTTGACGCCCAGGTTGATGAGTGGTCGGGTGTGATCGAATCCTATTTGGCGGAGAACTCAGCGCGTCGTGTGTATGTGACGCCGAACCCAGCGGAAGGGACGCTGGCGCGCACCAAGTGGCATGTGGTGAAGAAAGTGAACTCGGGGACGATGCTTGAGGTGAAGATGCTGACAGGTTTTCGCAACCAGATCCGCGTGCAGTTAGCGGATGCGGGGATGCCTGTGTTTGGCGACGGTAAATACGGAGTGGCTCCGAAATCTAGCAAGCGGATGGCGTTGCATGCGTGGAAGCTTGCGTTTGACCACCCGCACACCGGCAAACGGGTGCATTTCAAAGTGGATCCGCCGTCGAGTTTCCACAGCATGTCAGGCGGGATCATGGCCTAG
- a CDS encoding SNF2-related protein has protein sequence MNNAAITPVSGQRWVSKNEPELGLGLLLRVARGKVEMLFPAANEQRVYTWASAPLQRVEFGAGDVIKSHEGKAGAVVSVEDRDGLLVYTLDSGEEVIETGLADTVSFSKPDRKLLSGIVDHPRAFDLRFNAGKRFADLKRRQLVGMVGARIDLIPHQFAVALDAASRLHPRLLLADEVGLGKTIEAGLIVQRLHLTGRANRVLIVVPEPLMNQWFVELLRRFNLLFSLFDEERCQSIEANDAGVNPFLDSQLVICSPELLTTKPERAEQALAAGWDMLVVDEAHHLEWSVDEVSPAYQVVESLAAAVPGLLLLTATPEQLGGTDGHFARLRLLDPERYDSLEHFGEQSAHYREVAEFVDRLLAGEAITAADRQLVEGKSSRASDLCDRVEAGEAGASDALVAELLDSFGTGRDMFRNTRAALGGFPERQAHLIDLGDVADPFSATIEWMVQRLAEDPERKLLVIGKTVSLAERVIDAVAARIQVKSAAFHEEMTLLQRDRAAAWFADDEGAQLLCCSEIGSEGRNFQFAHDLVLIDLPENPELLEQRIGRLDRIGQDDTIHIHVPFSSGSEEEVLAHWYHEGMGAFEHCVHGASEIAAEVAPLLDEALQFGTPESLKALVEATAAVRARVGEKLESGQDRLLELKSRPGIAVNALLDQVADIDSDLRVEKMALRLFEQFGVAVEEVGTRTYSLKPDHITTDALPGLPEDGLTMTFERRRALSHEDMAFGSVDHPLVRGAVELMANEGVGAAAFGMWENAAGEGLFLEAVWVVDCSAPAHLEVGRFLPPTPVKFAVDHTAREVLDRDVLDGISLRGGDPAPLLAIEKVKTQLIPNMIERTRAAAEAELAAITATATSDARTAYEAELARMRDLAEINHSVPQSEVDALAAREEEVVDAIANATVRLDAVRLIRRVTPRVRTR, from the coding sequence ATGAACAACGCAGCGATTACTCCAGTTTCCGGTCAACGATGGGTCAGCAAGAACGAGCCGGAGCTTGGGCTTGGGTTGTTATTGCGTGTGGCGCGGGGCAAGGTGGAGATGTTGTTTCCGGCGGCGAACGAGCAGCGGGTGTACACGTGGGCGTCGGCGCCGTTGCAGCGGGTGGAGTTTGGTGCGGGCGACGTGATCAAATCGCACGAGGGCAAGGCTGGGGCTGTGGTGTCGGTTGAGGATCGCGACGGGTTGTTGGTCTACACTTTGGACAGCGGCGAGGAAGTCATAGAGACGGGGCTGGCGGACACCGTGAGTTTCAGCAAGCCTGACCGCAAATTGCTGAGTGGGATTGTTGATCATCCGCGGGCGTTTGACCTGCGTTTCAATGCGGGCAAGCGGTTTGCCGATCTGAAGCGTCGCCAACTCGTGGGCATGGTGGGGGCGCGGATTGATTTGATTCCGCATCAGTTTGCGGTCGCACTGGATGCTGCGTCGCGTTTGCATCCACGTTTGCTATTGGCCGACGAAGTGGGTCTCGGAAAGACGATCGAGGCGGGCTTGATTGTCCAGCGTTTGCATTTGACCGGGCGTGCCAACCGCGTGCTGATCGTGGTGCCTGAGCCGTTGATGAACCAGTGGTTTGTCGAGCTGCTGCGCCGTTTCAATTTGCTCTTCAGTTTGTTTGACGAAGAGCGCTGCCAATCGATCGAAGCCAACGATGCAGGAGTGAACCCATTCCTCGACAGCCAGTTGGTGATTTGCTCGCCAGAGCTACTGACCACCAAGCCCGAGCGCGCCGAGCAGGCGCTCGCGGCCGGTTGGGACATGCTGGTGGTGGACGAAGCGCACCACCTCGAGTGGTCGGTGGACGAGGTGAGCCCTGCTTACCAGGTGGTGGAATCCTTGGCCGCCGCAGTGCCTGGCTTACTGCTTTTGACCGCGACGCCGGAACAACTGGGGGGCACCGACGGGCATTTCGCGCGCCTGCGCTTGCTCGATCCCGAGCGCTATGACTCGCTTGAGCACTTTGGCGAGCAGTCGGCGCATTACCGGGAGGTGGCGGAATTTGTCGACCGGTTGTTGGCGGGTGAGGCGATCACGGCCGCCGACCGTCAGTTGGTTGAGGGCAAGTCGTCGCGTGCGAGTGACTTGTGCGACCGCGTGGAAGCAGGCGAGGCTGGCGCGAGCGATGCGTTGGTGGCGGAACTGCTCGACTCCTTTGGCACCGGGCGGGATATGTTCCGCAACACGCGTGCCGCGTTGGGTGGGTTCCCCGAGCGTCAGGCTCATTTGATTGATTTGGGTGACGTGGCGGATCCATTTTCGGCGACGATCGAATGGATGGTCCAGCGATTGGCCGAGGATCCGGAGCGCAAGCTGCTGGTGATTGGGAAAACGGTGTCACTCGCCGAACGGGTGATCGACGCTGTGGCTGCGCGGATCCAGGTCAAGAGTGCTGCGTTCCACGAGGAAATGACACTTCTCCAGCGTGACCGTGCGGCCGCTTGGTTTGCCGACGATGAGGGGGCTCAGTTGTTGTGCTGTTCGGAGATTGGCAGCGAAGGGCGCAACTTCCAGTTCGCACACGACCTTGTGCTGATCGATCTGCCGGAGAACCCTGAGCTACTCGAGCAGCGCATCGGGCGATTGGACCGCATCGGCCAGGACGATACGATTCATATTCACGTGCCATTTTCCAGCGGGAGCGAAGAGGAAGTGCTCGCCCACTGGTACCACGAGGGGATGGGGGCATTTGAGCACTGCGTGCACGGAGCGTCGGAGATTGCCGCCGAGGTGGCGCCGTTGCTGGACGAGGCATTGCAGTTTGGTACGCCGGAGTCGCTAAAGGCGCTGGTTGAGGCGACCGCGGCCGTCCGTGCCCGGGTGGGTGAAAAGTTGGAGTCCGGGCAGGACCGGTTGCTTGAGCTCAAGTCGCGTCCGGGGATTGCGGTGAATGCATTGCTCGACCAGGTGGCGGACATTGATAGTGACCTGCGGGTGGAAAAGATGGCGCTGCGGTTGTTCGAGCAGTTCGGGGTCGCGGTTGAGGAAGTGGGGACGCGTACCTACTCGCTCAAGCCGGATCACATCACGACCGATGCGTTGCCAGGCCTGCCTGAGGACGGTCTGACGATGACCTTCGAGCGTCGTCGTGCGCTGTCGCATGAGGACATGGCATTTGGTTCGGTCGACCACCCGTTGGTGCGTGGTGCGGTGGAACTGATGGCGAACGAGGGTGTTGGCGCCGCGGCCTTTGGTATGTGGGAAAATGCAGCGGGCGAGGGACTGTTCCTCGAAGCGGTGTGGGTGGTGGATTGTTCCGCTCCGGCGCATTTGGAGGTCGGGCGTTTCCTGCCGCCGACTCCGGTGAAGTTTGCGGTGGACCACACAGCGCGCGAGGTTTTGGATCGCGATGTGTTGGATGGCATCTCGCTGCGTGGCGGAGATCCGGCACCATTGTTGGCGATTGAGAAAGTGAAGACGCAGTTGATCCCGAACATGATCGAGCGCACGCGCGCTGCCGCCGAGGCAGAGTTGGCTGCGATCACCGCGACGGCGACCAGCGATGCCCGCACTGCTTATGAAGCCGAGTTGGCACGAATGCGCGACCTGGCGGAGATCAACCATTCGGTGCCGCAGTCCGAGGTCGATGCCTTGGCTGCCCGCGAGGAGGAAGTGGTCGATGCGATTGCCAACGCGACCGTGCGCCTCGATGCCGTGCGCTTGATCCGCCGCGTGACTCCGCGGGTGCGCACTCGCTAG
- a CDS encoding porin family protein → MKTTTLTLAAALICCGFATAGTTPVEPKAPIIEEPASDWHFGISPYLWTTAVTGTMGVGGVTGDVDMSIRDVLDQLDFAAAGVVSLGKGKWSISTDLFYAKLSDGFDLGGLIFKNGRIDYKQILVTPRIGYTAVATENYMMDVMLGARYTRNELGITARFVRGGQVERSGTEDFWDPTIGVRGKWNFNGPWYTRYNAEIGGFGVSSDFLWNAMLGIGYEINDTAAVIAGYRGLGVDYSDGSYTNDTIMHGPIVGFEFTW, encoded by the coding sequence ATGAAAACCACCACCCTCACATTGGCCGCCGCTTTGATCTGCTGCGGATTCGCAACCGCCGGCACCACACCTGTCGAACCCAAGGCTCCGATCATCGAAGAACCCGCAAGCGATTGGCACTTCGGCATCTCGCCTTACCTCTGGACCACAGCGGTCACCGGCACCATGGGCGTCGGCGGAGTAACCGGCGACGTCGACATGTCGATCCGCGACGTCCTCGACCAACTCGATTTCGCTGCCGCCGGAGTCGTCAGCCTCGGCAAGGGAAAGTGGAGCATCTCCACCGATCTCTTCTACGCCAAGCTCTCCGATGGCTTCGATCTCGGCGGGCTCATCTTTAAAAACGGCCGCATCGACTACAAACAAATCCTGGTCACGCCGCGCATCGGCTACACCGCGGTAGCCACAGAAAACTACATGATGGATGTGATGCTCGGCGCACGCTACACACGCAACGAACTAGGCATCACCGCCCGCTTCGTCCGTGGCGGGCAAGTCGAACGCAGCGGCACCGAGGACTTCTGGGATCCCACCATCGGCGTCCGCGGCAAGTGGAACTTCAACGGCCCGTGGTACACCCGCTACAACGCGGAAATCGGTGGCTTCGGCGTCAGCAGCGACTTCCTCTGGAACGCCATGCTCGGCATCGGTTACGAGATCAACGACACCGCAGCCGTCATCGCCGGCTACCGCGGACTCGGAGTCGATTACAGCGACGGAAGCTACACCAACGACACCATCATGCACGGCCCGATCGTCGGGTTTGAGTTCACCTGGTAA
- a CDS encoding DUF2851 family protein, whose product MSVLAKCDFSDGWVQAYDRMRDEVLGHRVRDGGWFDAELTAADLPEIELQSLWFGGAFGRDFRDSLGREVRVVQFGVWNHAAGPDFLHASVDVDGERMVGAIELDTDVRDWEHHGHASNPAYENVVLHLFFNAPDEACFTRTESHRDVVQVRLDASVLVEPAPMVDAHPGRCLKPLELMGAERVRSLLVGAAMSRAKRKARRFLRCADIHGPREAWFQAMAECLGYRRNKLPMRALAQTLPLRELMVQPAEAAEALLFGTAGFLEAPDDMARDDETSGYLRALWRHWWRARPVRDTRSVELPWVFAGQRPVNHPHRRLGALAAVVADWHVLEKVVTGGMDGVDRRLSKFCDQLEHGYWSHHFTLTSAPSAKRLALIGRDRWRDFLVNFVLPVAMNDHRSEQAAAVYLKLPAGALDEASRIAALRLFGASELGAEVLKNHAFRQGLLAVYEDFCLRDDSGCAGCSFPEQLRQWGE is encoded by the coding sequence AGGTGTTGGGGCACAGGGTGCGTGACGGTGGATGGTTCGATGCGGAATTGACCGCGGCGGACCTGCCGGAGATCGAGCTGCAGTCGCTGTGGTTCGGTGGGGCGTTCGGGCGGGACTTTCGCGACAGTCTGGGGCGTGAGGTGCGGGTGGTACAGTTCGGTGTTTGGAACCACGCGGCCGGCCCGGATTTTCTGCATGCCAGTGTGGATGTGGATGGTGAGCGTATGGTTGGAGCGATCGAACTGGACACGGACGTGCGTGACTGGGAGCACCACGGGCATGCCTCCAATCCGGCGTATGAAAACGTGGTGTTGCATTTGTTTTTCAATGCGCCGGACGAGGCGTGTTTTACGCGCACAGAGTCGCATCGGGATGTGGTGCAGGTGCGGTTGGATGCATCGGTGTTGGTGGAACCTGCGCCGATGGTGGATGCGCATCCCGGGCGGTGTTTGAAGCCGTTGGAGTTGATGGGCGCGGAGCGAGTGCGGTCGTTGTTGGTGGGGGCTGCGATGTCGCGGGCCAAGCGCAAGGCGCGGCGTTTTTTGAGGTGTGCGGACATTCATGGCCCGCGCGAGGCGTGGTTTCAGGCGATGGCGGAGTGTCTGGGGTATCGGCGCAACAAACTGCCGATGCGGGCGCTGGCTCAGACTTTGCCATTGCGCGAGTTGATGGTTCAGCCAGCCGAGGCAGCGGAGGCGTTGTTGTTCGGGACTGCTGGCTTTCTTGAGGCGCCGGATGATATGGCGCGGGATGACGAGACATCCGGTTATTTGCGGGCGCTGTGGCGGCATTGGTGGCGGGCGCGGCCAGTGCGCGACACGCGTTCGGTCGAGTTGCCGTGGGTGTTTGCCGGCCAGCGTCCGGTGAACCATCCGCACCGCCGGCTGGGTGCGTTGGCGGCGGTGGTCGCCGACTGGCACGTGCTGGAGAAAGTGGTGACCGGCGGGATGGACGGAGTCGACCGTCGGTTGTCCAAGTTTTGCGACCAGCTTGAGCACGGCTACTGGTCGCACCATTTCACGCTGACGTCCGCGCCGTCGGCGAAGCGGTTGGCCTTGATCGGGCGCGACCGCTGGCGGGATTTTCTGGTCAACTTCGTGTTGCCAGTGGCGATGAACGATCATCGCTCCGAGCAAGCGGCTGCGGTCTACTTGAAGCTGCCGGCCGGCGCGCTGGATGAAGCGTCGCGGATTGCGGCGCTGCGGTTGTTTGGTGCGTCGGAGTTAGGAGCCGAGGTGTTGAAGAACCATGCCTTCCGCCAGGGGCTGCTGGCGGTGTACGAGGACTTCTGCCTGCGTGACGACAGCGGCTGTGCCGGTTGTTCGTTCCCTGAGCAGTTGCGGCAGTGGGGGGAGTGA